Proteins co-encoded in one Malus domestica chromosome 09, GDT2T_hap1 genomic window:
- the LOC103404395 gene encoding glycerol-3-phosphate acyltransferase RAM2-like, which translates to MATGMKEGSLPTLPAIDRCPSIGREKHTVVADMDGTLLRGRSSFPYFALVAFEAGGILRLLFLLLASPLIGLLYYFVSESAGIRVMVFATFAGMRVSDIESVARAILPKFYSADLHPETWRVFSSCGKRCVLTANPRIMVEPFLKEFLGADMVLGTEIATYKSRATGWVLSPGVLVDGGKANALNKAFGTDPSSAPDVGLGDRKTDYPFMKLCKESYVVPATPEVAAVSLDKLPKPIVFHDGRLVQKPSPLLALLIILWIPVGFTLACLRMAAGALLPMPVVYYALWALGVRVYIKGTPPPPAKKSTGQTGVLFICSHRTLLDPIFLSIALGRPIPAVTYSLSRLSELISPIKTVRLTRDRVKDANQIKDLLEQGDLVICPEGTTCREPFLLRFSALFAELTNELVPVAMSNSMSMFHGTTARGWKGMDPFYFFMNPSPAYEVTFLNKMPYELTCGAGKSSYDVANCMQRTIAASLSYECTTFTRKDKYRALAGNDGIVEERSKRTAAANKIMGC; encoded by the coding sequence ATGGCCACCGGTATGAAGGAAGGTTCTCTTCCTACCTTGCCGGCAATCGACCGCTGCCCTTCAATCGGTCGCGAAAAACACACTGTCGTGGCGGACATGGACGGCACTTTGCTAAGAGGACGGAGCTCCTTCCCTTACTTTGCCCTCGTCGCCTTTGAGGCCGGCGGCATACTAAGGCTTCTCTTTTTACTACTGGCGTCTCCACTCATTGGTCTGCTGTACTACTTTGTCTCGGAGTCAGCCGGCATTCGTGTCATGGTTTTCGCCACTTTCGCCGGTATGAGAGTCTCCGACATAGAATCTGTGGCGCGTGCGATCCTCCCCAAGTTCTATTCCGCCGACTTGCACCCCGAGACGTGGAGAGTCTTTTCTTCGTGTGGGAAACGCTGCGTTCTGACCGCAAACCCGAGGATAATGGTGGAGCCGTTTTTGAAGGAGTTTTTGGGCGCTGACATGGTTCTCGGGACTGAGATCGCCACCTACAAAAGCAGAGCCACAGGTTGGGTCCTCAGTCCTGGGGTTCTGGTCGACGGAGGCAAGGCCAACGCGCTTAACAAAGCGTTCGGCACTGACCCCTCATCAGCTCCTGATGTCGGGCTTGGCGACCGAAAAACGGACTACCCATTCATGAAGTTATGCAAGGAAAGCTATGTGGTTCCTGCTACGCCGGAAGTTGCGGCGGTGAGCCTCGACAAGTTGCCAAAACCGATAGTATTTCACGACGGAAGGCTGGTTCAGAAGCCATCGCCGCTCTTGGCGTTGCTTATAATTCTTTGGATCCCGGTCGGTTTTACTTTAGCTTGCTTGCGAATGGCAGCGGGCGCACTGCTTCCTATGCCCGTCGTATACTACGCTTTATGGGCGTTGGGCGTACGGGTGTACATCAAAGGAACCCCACCGCCTCCCGCCAAGAAATCAACAGGCCAGACCGGAGTCCTTTTCATTTGCTCACACCGCACTCTCCTCGACCCGATTTTTCTCTCAATCGCTCTGGGCAGGCCCATCCCGGCCGTGACCTACTCTCTCTCCCGTCTCTCCGAACTCATCTCGCCAATTAAAACCGTCCGACTCACACGGGACCGGGTCAAGGACGCGAACCAGATTAAAGACCTCTTAGAACAAGGCGATCTCGTCATATGCCCCGAGGGAACAACGTGCCGAGAACCATTTTTGCTACGATTCTCCGCCCTGTTTGCAGAGCTGACCAACGAGCTCGTCCCTGTAGCCATGTCAAACAGCATGAGCATGTTCCACGGGACGACGGCCCGAGGGTGGAAGGGGATGGACCCGTTCTACTTCTTCATGAACCCTAGCCCGGCGTACGAAGTAACGTTTTTAAACAAGATGCCGTACGAGCTGACTTGTGGAGCCGGAAAGTCGAGCTACGACGTGGCGAATTGCATGCAGAGGACCATCGCTGCGAGCCTGTCGTATGAGTGCACCACCTTCACGCGGAAGGACAAGTACCGGGCATTGGCGGGGAATGACGGCATCGTCGAGGAAAGGTCTAAGCGT
- the LOC139188250 gene encoding uncharacterized protein: protein MALLLIATFVVLMVITQQLVATMSIWMDKEVEEEEEQGEVKGARRQRGGARGGGEALNLTGEVSKIKLKLILKFQLKLILNVQFNLNLKLKGRQIFLLQEKGMYLKQHNLKLLLLHHTLNLTQPLEMKIGLGTRFQPNEEGHGKCS from the exons ATGGCATTGTTATTAATTGCAACATTTGTGGTGTTGATGGTCATAACTCAGCAACTTGTCGCAACAATGAGCAT ATGGATGGATAAGGAggtagaagaggaagaggagcaAGGGGAGGTAAAAGGAGCAAGACGACAACGTGGAGGAGCAAGAGGAGGCGGAGAAGCTCTAAACTTAACAGGG GAGGTAAGCAAGATCAAGTTGAAACTCATTCTCAAGTTCCAACTCAAGCTCATTCTGAATGTCCAATTCAATCTCAATCTCAAGCTCAAAGGACGACAAATTTTTCT gTTACAAGAGAAGGGTATGTATCTCAAGCAGCACAACCTTAAGTTGTTGCTTCTACATCACACCCTCAACCTTACtcagccattagaaatgaaaataGGTTTAGGTACAAGATTCCAGCCAAACGAGGAAGGCCATGGAAAGTGTAGTTGA
- the LOC103429031 gene encoding serine/threonine-protein kinase D6PK, which produces MDKPPHSAESHDGESVVSSLQDLSFSISMCSSTVSGSDSTKVSSNGTPEANKNAENADCEDESYKSSLTHLGNSNRSDPNEGSFRSFCPSKPHKGNDARWDAIQSVKSKDGDLGLGHFRLLKKLGCGDIGSVYLAELRGMGCFFAMKVMDRGMLAGRKKLIRAQTERDILRLLDHPFLPTLYSNFETDKFSCLLMEFCCGGDLHTLRQRQPGKHFTEQAARFYASEVLLALEYLHMMGVVYRDLKPENVLVREDGHIMLSDFDLSLRCYVSPTLVQSSDDPSCRISAYCIQPACIDPSCKLPVCVQPACLQPSCFKPRFLSSKSTKEKTERVGFGNSDSLPVLIAEPTSARSMSFVGTHEYLAPEIIRGDGHGSAVDWWTFGIFLYELLHGKTPFKGNGNRETLFNVVGQSLEFPDGFNVSFAAKDLIRGLLVKNPQKRLGFKRGATEIKQHPFFASVNWALIRGTRPPEIPKPFDLATLSHTFKSAVPQNNKVATESNRSSGPYLDFEFF; this is translated from the exons ATGGACAAACCACCCCACTCCGCCGAATCCCACGACGGCGAATCCGTCGTCAGCAGCCTCCAAGATCTCAGCTTCAGCATCAGCATGTGTAGCAGCACCGTTTCTGGCTCCGACAGCACCAAGGTCAGCAGCAATGGCACTCCGGAAGCAAACAAGAACGCCGAAAATGCCGATTGCGAAGACGAAAGTTACAAAAGCAGCTTAACCCACTTGGGAAATTCCAACCGGTCCGACCCGAACGAGGGCAGCTTCCGGAGTTTCTGCCCGTCGAAGCCGCACAAAGGCAACGACGCGCGGTGGGACGCGATACAATCAGTGAAATCCAAAGACGGAGACTTGGGACTCGGCCATTTCCGGCTGCTGAAGAAGCTCGGCTGCGGCGACATCGGAAGCGTCTACTTGGCGGAGCTGAGAGGGATGGGTTGCTTCTTCGCCATGAAAGTAATGGACAGAGGAATGTTGGCGGGAAGGAAGAAGCTGATCAGAGCTCAGACGGAAAGAGACATATTACGGTTGCTGGACCATCCGTTTCTTCCGACCCTCTATTCGAATTTCGAGACCGATAAGTTTTCTTGCTTGTTAATGGAGTTTTGCTGCGGCGGCGATCTGCATACGCTGCGGCAGCGCCAGCCCGGGAAGCATTTTACTGAACAAGCAGCGAG GTTTTATGCTTCAGAAGTGCTTCTCGCCCTCGAGTATCTCCACATGATGGGCGTGGTGTACAGGGACTTAAAACCCGAAAACGTACTAGTGAGGGAGGACGGCCATATCATGCTTTCCGACTTCGATTTATCGTTGAGATGTTACGTGAGTCCGACTCTTGTTCAGTCCAGCGACGATCCGTCTTGTAGAATATCTGCGTACTGCATTCAGCCAGCATGCATTGATCCCTCGTGCAAATTGCCGGTTTGTGTTCAACCTGCTTGTTTGCAACCCTCTTGCTTTAAGCCTCGGTTTCTTAGCTCCAAATCAACCAAGGAGAAAACCGAAAGAGTAGGATTTGGAAATTCAGATTCGTTGCCTGTACTTATTGCTGAGCCAACGAGTGCGCGCTCTATGTCATTCGTTGGGACACACGAGTATTTAGCTCCCGAAATAATCAGAGGTGACGGTCATGGTAGCGCGGTTGATTGGTGGACTTTCGGTATCTTCTTGTATGAGCTGCTGCATGGGAAGACGCCATTCAAAGGGAATGGTAACCGGGAGACATTGTTCAACGTGGTCGGTCAGTCTCTTGAGTTTCCGGATGGATTCAACGTTAGTTTCGCTGCGAAGGATTTGATCCGGGGCTTACTTGTGAAGAACCCTCAAAAGAGACTTGGATTTAAACGTGGTGCCACAGAAATTAAACAGCACCCCTTCTTTGCAAGCGTAAATTGGGCTCTCATCCGCGGCACGCGCCCGCCGGAGATTCCAAAACCGTTTGATCTTGCGACTCTAAGTCACACATTCAAGTCCGCAGTGCCTCAAAACAACAAGGTGGCTACCGAATCGAATCGATCATCGGGTCCATACttagattttgaatttttctga
- the LOC103429032 gene encoding thaumatin-like protein: protein MKSPDFVAAFFLFLVWTFIFFGHGTAQTVAFYVHNKCPFNIWPATAPNAGKAVIADGGFYLPAGKTQRVTAPWSWSGRIWARTGCNFVSNGNPACETGDCDGRLACKGLIGNPPVTLVQVSVQGDKDKLNFYDVSVVDGYNLPVVVLSNPVASNCTIGGCLKDLKTRCPKELKVLNKKGEVVACKSACLAFNTDAYCCRKEYGTPEKCKPSVYSKLFKDACPSYYSYAYDTPPPLVTCKASKYVITFCPAGWGAAGAGYISM from the exons ATGAAGTCGCCTGACTTTGTTGCTGCTTTCTTTCTGTTCCTAGTGTGGACTTTCATCTTTTTTG GTCATGGAACGGCACAGACAGTTGCGTTTTACGTACACAACAAGTGCCCCTTCAACATATGGCCAGCAACTGCCCCCAACGCCGGAAAGGCCGTGATAGCTGATGGTGGCTTCTACCTCCCCGCTGGCAAGACTCAGCGCGTTACTGCCCCGTGGTCATGGAGCGGTCGGATTTGGGCGCGAACAGGATGCAACTTTGTTTCCAACGGGAATCCTGCTTGCGAAACAGGAGATTGTGACGGACGATTAGCATGCAAAGGGCTAATAGGCAATCCACCAGTGACACTAGTGCAAGTTTCAGTTCAAGGCGACAAAGACAAGCTGAATTTCTACGATGTGAGCGTGGTTGATGGATACAATCTTCCGGTCGTGGTCTTATCAAATCCAGTAGCATCCAATTGCACTATCGGAGGGTGTTTGAAAGATTTGAAAACTCGGTGCCCCAAAGAGCTTAAGGTTTTAAACAAGAAAGGGGAAGTTGTGGCGTGCAAAAGCGCTTGCTTGGCGTTTAATACGGACGCGTATTGTTGCCGGAAAGAGTATGGAACCCCAGAAAAATGCAAGCCGAGTGTGTACTCAAAGTTATTCAAAGATGCTTGCCCTTCGTATTACAGCTATGCTTATGATACACCACCTCCATTGGTGACCTGCAAGGCGAGTAAGTATGTGATCACATTTTGTCCTGCGGGGTGGGGTGCTGCTGGTGCTGGGTATATCTCCATGTAG